One Aphelocoma coerulescens isolate FSJ_1873_10779 chromosome 6, UR_Acoe_1.0, whole genome shotgun sequence DNA window includes the following coding sequences:
- the FGFBP3 gene encoding fibroblast growth factor-binding protein 3: protein MRLPLALLALAALGAAGGRAAGQEAAEEARAGRFSTPERHRCRWELRSAAGASELRLSCRPAGGGAARSCAYRGEPRRCPAFGARSRQFWRQILSRLRRRHHPCAPGAPLSARLCGPGRAPPEAQLRLLPHAGPATPAPAPEPTEDPAQTYCAERWHSLCSFFVGFWEG from the coding sequence cCCTGGGGGCCGCCGGCGGCCGCGCCGCGGGTCAGGAGGCGGCGGAGgaggcgcgggcggggcggttCTCCACGCCGGAGCGGCACCGGTGCCGCTGGGAGCTGCGCTCGGCGGCGGGGGCCAGCGAGCTGCGGCTGAGCTGCCggccggcgggcggcggggctgcgCGGAGCTGCGCCTACCGCGGGGAGCCGCGGCGCTGCCCGGCCTTCGGCGCCCGCAGCCGGCAGTTCTGGCGGCAGATCCTGTCCCGGCTGCGGCGGCGGCACCACCCCTGCGCCCCGGGAGCGCCGCTCAGCGCCCGCCTCTGCGGCCCGGGCCGGGCGCCGCCCGAGGCGCAGCTGCGCCTGCTGCCCCACGCCGGCCCGGCCacgccggcccccgccccggaGCCCACCGAGGACCCGGCGCAGACCTACTGCGCCGAGCGGTGGCACTCGCTGTGCAGCTTCTTCGTCGGCTTCTGGGAGGGCTGA